The Ostrinia nubilalis chromosome 15, ilOstNubi1.1, whole genome shotgun sequence region ATGCTCAATCACACATGAAATAGTTACTTAGTTTTCGGTGGACGCAGCTGTTTCGGAgcaacaaacaaataaatacatttttcacACAAAATCACTTCTGATGGAAACTCACTTCAACACTGGTCTGAACTTCGGATATTCACGGTTGAATTACCCAGATAAACAATGTGATTCACAACAAATCACACTTTTCTAAGTACCAACACATCACACTCACATTTTAGATATGTATTTAAACATAACACTTACATTTACTGGTAACAACGAATATTGCTCCATATTGATATTTTCAAGCTGTAGAAGCAATGATTTTGAAGTTTTAAACTACTATTTAACAACAATTTCATGCCCATttcgtgcccaaacaactgcacgaaGGAAGATATTAATGAAgtctactgacaacgccactcctgtggcggagttttaggctgccactgtgtaggtttgttgtcgacgcGACAAGAAGTTGAACAATTTCATTTCGACTATAGACtcttaaagaaataatttaagaacCGAATTTCAGCTTTAAAACATTTTGTGCTTATATGATCCAACAAGGATACTAAACTTCTTCATCGTCCAAAAACTACAATGCCGATTATAAGGCCGCAATCAAACTTCAAGATTCGCCAACTAAGGTCACAAATTAAATAGGTCAAGATGATCGTAAATTATATGATTCATGGACTAGTAAATCTGTAAAAATCTGTTTCATGCATACATGTTAGTGATTTATAGTACAAATATTAGACATAAATAGTGCAgtattaacctttaactatggacgtgaaaaaataatcacactcccatggacgtcgggtctcacagacccctatctaacattcttcttattttcatatctgaatcaatttgaatttattaaagagttgatatatatctaataactattaataaaggatttagtagtaaatgtaatcaaaatttaaccatcatttaattatttttttgcaaatttaaaaaacttagacATTTTTCAGTGTAAATTGACTTGCCATCACATATAGGCTCCTTGATTACAGTcgatcattaataaattaaagtaatatttttttctttgctaattaataaccatgtaacataaaaacatgaacAGAATTTCTGAgggacataaaataaaaattttgacaagggttgaagttactaaaattatacacagTGGCCTAGAACACTAAAGACAAATTATTTCTACAGGCATGTGTTatctttctttgagagctttAGTAGGCAAAATGTACACTATTCAGAATCGGAATCTGCAGCAATGGTGAAttctaagacatctaaactcaaaagCAGAATCGTCTACAAGTAATACCTTACTCCTGAAATGTTCTTTAGATAGTTGGGCTAATAATatagctgatgtactcagatactttctgccattatgtattcttaaactagaacaatttacttaagattataataatataatataaaaaaattatagttgacaagtcacatccatacaagtatgtttgtatggaaattatagtcatcgggtctcccagACCCGGACAAAATTTTGAATGGTTATTACTCACGTAATAGGTGCTGGAAGACgagattttataaataaaaaataaaataaaaatcatttattttcagacaaaagtAGTCCATAGTTTGGTTTATGCCTCCTCGATccaaacacagttaaaactgaagctactgagatggtcgagAGCAACACGTGCCGGGAAGGTGTTTAAACCGAGAAATCGGaaaggggggtgggcctctgagacccgacgtccatagttaaaggttaaggaACTTTGGGTTTATGAGTTGACCACGTTAAACGATAGGTAATGACGTGATTTCCAGTCAACAATTTACTTACAGTATTGCTACACTCATAAATATTTTCTCAAAACCGTTATTTCAACATGGCAACACTGTTATACCATAGATCTTCCAATCTCAAACAAAAAACCGGTACTTTAGCATGGCAACAATGACGTCACGAGACAAAAAAGGCGAAAAGTTCACTCACACAGTTACCTTCAATCAATTCGACTTTACACAAGTTACACTTTCACATCGCATTCCAAAGTCGACTCTATTTCCTGGAGATAGGATCTTAAATCGAGTACTATACTACAATTGTGTCACACATGCCTATGGCGTTTAAAAGTAGACTTTATCCCCCGAGGATAGGGTGCAGTTGAGTTCTAAGTTACAAATAGACAttttgacaccataccccaataattcgaaaccacaacttttctaaaaagacccttcattctggtcttaaaaacttaatacattttaaattaccagtaaattacgatttttgttcgcattgtaattgaaaaaattagtttgattgagttgacaaaatagtgacgtcacttgcttgtagtgccatacaaaatctatgggatagtttcgttttgacagttttaaacagtacgtcaattgattggtggtgtcaacatgtctattgtgGTGCAGTCTCGTGCCATTCTAAAGTCGACTTTATCATCCAAAGATAGAGACTAATCGAATACAAAGTTACATGTCACAGTCCCATGGCATTGCAAAGACGACTCTACACCCCGAGGACAGAGTCTAAAACAATTCCGCGTTCTAAAGTAGACTTTATCCACCGGGAAGAGAGTCTAATTGAGAACTAATCTAGTAAAGTAATATACTACAGACGTGTTACAGTCTCACGGCATTGCAAAATCGACTCTACTCTTCGGGAAAAGAGTCGAATCTAATCGAACTAATCGAGTACTTAGTTACAATACTTACAGTCCCATGGCGTTCCAAAGTAGACTTTATTCCCCAAGAAAAGAGTCTTAATGGAGTATACTACACTTGGTTTACACAGTTCCACGACATTCTAAAGTCGACTTTACTCCCCGGGAAAAGAGTCCATTATCTAATTGAGTACTAAGTTACAATTCTTACAGTCCCATGGCGTTCCAAAGTCGACTTTATCCCCCGGGGACAGAGTCCATACAAAACTTGGTAAGTAATATACTACAAACGTGTTGCACAGTCCCACGGCAATGCAAAATCGACCTTACTCCCCGGGAAAAGAGTCAAATAACTAATCGAGTTACAATACTTACAGTCCCATGGCGTTCCAAAGTCGACTTTATCCCCAGAGGACAGAGTCCATACAAAACTTGGTACACACAGTTCCATGCTGTTCTACAGTAGACTTTATCCACCGGGAAGAGTCTAATCGAGAACTAATCTAGTAAAGTAATATACTACAGACGTGTTATATACATAATCTAGTAAAGTAATATGCTACAGACGTGTTACAGTATCACGGCATTGCAAAGTCGACTCTACTCCCCGGGAAAACAGTCGATTATTTAACTGAGTACTAAGTTACAATTCTTACAGTCCCATGGCGTTCCAAAGTCGACTTTATCCCCAGAGGACAGAGTCCATACAAAACTTGGTATACACAGTTCCATGCTGTTCTAAAGTAAACTTTATCCATCGGGGAGAGAGTCTAATTGAGAACTAATCTAGTAAAGTAATATACTACAGACGTGTTACAGTCTCACGGCATTGGAAAATCGACTCTACTCCCCGGGAAAAGAGTCGGTTATTTAACTGAGTACTAAGTTACAATTCTTACAGTCCCATGGCGTTCCAAAGTCGACTTTATCCCCAGAGGACAGCGTCCATACAAAACTTGGTACACACAGTTCCATGCTGTTCTAAAGTAAACTTTATCCATCGGGGAGAGAGTCTAATTGAGAACTAATCTAGTAAAGTAATATACTACAGACGTGTTACAGTCTCACGGCATTGCAAAGTCGACTCTACTCCCCGGGAAAGGAGTCGATTATCTAATTGAGTACTAAGTTACAATTCTTACAGTCCCATGGCGTTCCAAAGTCGACTTTATCCCCAGAGGACAGAGTCCATACAAAACTTGGTACACACAGTTCCATGCTGTTCTACAGTAGACTTTATCCACCGGGAAGAGTCTAATCGAGAACTAATCTAGTAAAGTAATATACTACAGACGTGTTACAGTCTCACGGCATTGCAAAGTCGACTCTACTCCCCGGGAAAGGAGTCGATTATCTAATTGAGTACTAAGTTACAATTCTTACAGTCCCATGGCGTTCCAAAGTCGACTTTATCCCCCGGGGACAGAGCCCATACAAAACTTGGTACACACAGTTCCATGCCGTTCTAAAGTAAACTTTATCCCCCGGGGAGAGAATCCAATCGAGAACTAATCTAGTATAGTAATATGCTACAAACGTGTCGCACAGTTCCACGGCGTTGTAAAATCGACTTTACTCCCCGGGAAAAGAGTCGATTATCTAATTGAGTAATAAGCTACAATTCTTACAGTCCCATGGCGTTCCAAAGTCGACTCATCCCCCAAGGACGGTCTATGCAAATACAAAACTTGGTACACACAGTTATATGCCGTTCTAAAGTAAACTTTATCCCCCGGGGAGAGAATCCAATCGAGAACTAATCTAGTAAAGTAATATACTACAAACGTGTTGCACAGTTCCACAGCATTGCAAAATCGACTCTACTCCCCGAGAAAAAAGTCGATTATCTAATTGGGTACTTAGTTACAATTCTTACAGTCCCATGGCGTTCCAAAGTCGACTTTATTCCCCAGGAAAAAGAGTCTAATCCAGTACTATACTACACTTGGTTTACACAGTTCCACGGCATTCTAAAGTCGACTTTACTCCCCGGGAAAACAGTCGATTATCTAATTGAGTACTAAGTTACGATTCTTACAGTCCCATGGCGTTCCAAAGTCGACTCATCCCCCAAGGACGATCTATGCAAATACAAAACTGGTATACACAGTTCCATGCCGTTCTAAAGTAAACTTTATCCATCGGGAAGAGTCTAATCGAGAACTAATCTAGTAAAGTTATATGCTACAGACGTGTTACAGTATCACGGCATTGGAAAATCGACTCTACTCCCCGGGAAAAGAGTCGGTTATTTAACTGAGTACTAAGTTACAATTCTTACAGTCCCATGGCGTTCCAAAGTCGACTCATCCCCCAGAGGACAGAATCCATACAAAACTTGGTATACACAGTTCCATGCCGTTCTAAAGTAAACTTTATCCATTGGGGAGAGAGTCTAATCGAGAACTAATCTAGTCGAGTCGATCTACTACAGACGTGTTACAGTCCCACGGCATTCTAAAGTCGACTTTGCTCCCCGGGAAAAGAGTCTGTTATCTAactgaaagaagaaagaaagaaactgAGTACTAAGTTACAATTCTTACAGTCCCATGGCGTTCCAAAGTCGACTCTACCCCTTTATTATAGGGTCTAGTCAAGCTCTATCCGCATGTTTGGAGGGAGAGTGCCGCAGTGCAGTTTGGACTCCCTTAGTTTTGCCAGAGAGAGGCGTAGATCCTCCATGGTGATTGGGCGCACGGCGTCTACGTATTCGTCGTCGGATTCTGTGTGGTTTGATTTCTGGCTGGTTTTGCTCTGAggagaaagaaataaaatatatttaacaaTCAAAGAACCTTACAGATTAATATGACAGATTTTAATGAATTCGATAACTTATTCGTTGACAaatctacattttgattttgtcAAGTTAATGGAGAGAATTTGACTGGTTGGtaaaaattaggtattgtaATTATCCTTGTGTTTAACGTCATCTAAACACTACAAAATTGGAGGGTTACCCGCGTTTAGATTAATAAAGACAAAATATAGTGCTCGGTCAGGCTACACGCGCTACCACGGCGCGGTGCGTTGTACCCAACATAATAAATGAAAAGCGCGGGCGCCACTATGGACACTCGAATaagattttatgttttatacaatGCGACCGTGCATGCAACTTGGCCAAGCACATAAAGGatatactaaagcctggtccgtgagcacgtagaattttgtccaatgactcctagctacccatccttatcgctcgcgcgtaattaatttgctgtcgcgactgtgcgatgggcgcccgcagtgagtgtgcgagcgggacagcaatataattacgcgcgagcgataaggatgggtagcttggggtcattggacaaaattctacgtgctcacggatcaGACTATAGTCCCAGGGGGGCGGGGGAGCTGCCTTCTATACACACCTGTTCGTTGTCGCGGCGCATCTCGTCACGTGCTAAGTCCCGCACTCTGTACACGGCGGCCTGGCGACACAGTTCATGTAGGTCCGAGCCCGAGAAGCCTTCCGTGGCCGACGCTAGGCGCTTAAAGTCGATCtgaaaggaatattttatgatGAAAGGAGGCAAGTATAATAGTCTGGGACTAGTAAGAAAATCGTCGATAGAAAAGGACACGATAAACGTTATATgcattaacaaaaaaattaaaaccgactccaagaaacctgcactaaaaagtagaaaataattacatcgttatttattaattaggacAAATATATACcagttcgttttagccaaatggcgtccactcctggacaaaggcctcccccaacacaaaaatcatgtcaaatgtccctATTGCACTCACTCCTCTGAAAGTTgaagactacactcgaagttgttgacctgggacaaacagtccagttagataggtccaacttcgagaaagaggtcaatcgtccaatccaactcggctgggcaacgttcgggaagcttcgcgatatacTTACgtccaaaataccgcagtgtctcaagacaaaataGTGTTTGATTAGCCACTGATGGTATATGGATCTGAGAcatggtcgcttactatgggcctcatagtAAGGCTCAAGGTCACTCTAAGGGCGATGGAGAGGACTATGcacggagtttccctgcgtgatcgaattagaaattaggagatccgcaggaaaaccaaagtgaccgacatagcctgCAGAATTGCTCTGCTCAAGCAATGTGCTCAAGTGGCAGTGCACAtttctcgtagagctgatggccgctagggcaaaaaagttctcgagtggcgaccatagGCTGGAAGACTGACGATCTGTAGCTTTATTCACgcaacaaaacttcaacgacaacaaatcgctgaatgcgatcctatcgagtaatcgttctatcgaaattaCCCttatgaatacggatttagaactgtttttcaatgggacgtcagcgaaatctgtcaaaatacgtgaattaggccactggtgaaggaagaacctggatacgggcagcgcaggaccggtcgttgtgggaatccttggggaggcctttgtccagcagtggacgtcatttggctgaaacgaatgactCACGTCGGGCGCCACGGGCTCGGAGCGCAGGATGAGCTGCAGGATGCGCTCGCGCTGCGCGTCGCTCGGCATGGGCACGTGGAAGGTGGCGGGCATGCGGCGCTGGATCGCCTTGTCCAGGTCCTGCGGCCGGTTCGTCGCTCCTGGATAgtcaaatacagggtgttaggtaaatgggtatatgagccgacactagcccatgttaacttggccatataaatgatatggtgaagtcaaaaaattcttcattttaattattttaattttcatgcaaatcggattttataaaatttattttgtatgaaaatttaaaaaaataaaatgattatatcaattttctgacttcaccatgccatttatatgcccatgttaacatgggctagtgtcggctcatatacccatttacctaacaccctgtataatttcaACTGTATTGTGGTGGGATAGAAGAGGTTTTTGAGTGCAACTGTAGggtttcatcataatcatctaTAGTCATCAAGAATCAATATCGTTTAAACGGGTTTTAGAATCGGCGCTGACCGTCGGCGCTAACAGTCGACCGTTTCTCACGTTTGACTCAGGAACGTTTCCtttaattagaaagaaagaagaaatgtttattcagtatcatctaCAATACACTTACCTACAACAatacttaaaaattatttaacaagtaattacaatgatactgaaaaggtatccactcagcatggtgTCGTAGCTTCACAGTAAATAAAGCAACGACGCATTATCTACTGAGATgttacatattgatctgtcagcgccgacgatcagcgagcggtcagcgcgattctaaaacccgcctatGTCTCTATTGCAAAAGCTCGCCGCTCTCCACTTTTTATCAAACGCAAATGAAGGATTaagcctacactccccaccctAGTCAAACGGATTATGTTTGCAGGCGATGCCGCGGGGGTAAGCTAAGATTATAAATATGAAAGTTTGTGAGAATgaatatttgttactctttcacgcaaaagtTATTTGGTGAAACTTAACATATAACTGATGAAACGTATCAGGCAATCTGGAAATCGTTTGAAGTGGCCTTACTTGTGGCTGGAACAATGCTCACCCATGATGATTCAAACTCTAAAAAAAGCTTAGAAATCATTGGAAATCTATATTCCGCAGTgtgtctgatgatgatgaatcattaTGCTCACCCATGATGATGACAGTGCAGGCGGGGTCGGTGATGAGCCCGTCCCACAGCGACATGAATTGCGTCTTCATCATCGCCGTTGCTTCGTGGTCGTGCGCCGTGCGCGTACGCAGAAACGACTCGATCTCGTCTGAAAGCGATTATGGTCCTTAATATGGTGGCAATAAGGTACTTTTTTAGTTGTGTGGTTCGAAATATGATCGAAAAATCCATTCAATAGTCTTTTATAGTACTTAATATGGTAGCAATAGGGGACTTTTTTGGTTGTGTGATCACAAATAGGacccaaaaatcaaataaaGTCTCTCGATCTCGTCTGCAAGCGGTTAAGATCCTTAATCGTGGTGGTAATAGAGTACTTTTTTGGTTGTGTGATTAGAAATAAGACCCAAAATCCATTCAATAGTCTCTCGATTTCGTCTGCAAGCGATTATGATCCTTAATCGTAGTAGCAATTGGGGACTTTTTTAGTTGTGTGATCAAAATAGGACCCAAAAATCCATTGATAAGTCTCTCGATTTCGTCTACAAGCCGTTATGGGGCTTATTAACACGTGCAATAAGGTGCTCTTTTGATTGTGTGATCAAAAGGATCCAAAAATCTAGACAATAGACTAAACTGTTGTAGATAATAAACAAGTGTTTCTAAACATAGAAACAACAATACGAAATGATGTCAATAAAATAGGTACTCTTTCGATCGTGCGATCAAAACCTCAAGCGAATAAACTATACTACTCTTTTATACACTTTTCTTATTACATGCACGCTCAAAACACAAGTCACAATTTTTGAGTACTCAGAAACATCCTTAATCTTTATCGAAACAAAACCTCAGAAATCCTGTCCCAGTTCAGTTCCAGTTGCCTGTTCATTTTCTGTTACGTCAATTTCAATACCAATGTATTCAAGCTGTGGACTTCCTACACAACAGTCGCAGCAATGGAGCAAATAGTTGTTAATGCTTAAAATCTGTTGGAAATGATGACTCaccaataaaaacaatacacGGCTGCAGTTTAACCGCTAGACTGAACACGGCAGCGGCCAGCTTCTGCGTCTCCCCGTACCACTTGTCCGTGAGTAAAGACACGTCAAGGTTGATGAAACTCATGTGCGCCTCTTTAGCCGTCGCTTTGGCGATCAGGGTCTTGCCGCAACCTGCaaggaaaaaaaaataggtgcaattaggctgcgtttccaccagagatgtgcgaggttGCGTatttacctcgcctcggtaATTGAAACGATTCTATTgattctttacaaacacatccctcgctatatacacgcatcctcgcacatctctggtggaaacgcagccttacaGTCAAGTTACCTATCCAGTTATACAatagggtatttgacaccaccaatcaattaacGTACTTTTAatgaactgtcaaaacgagactcccaTTGATTTTGTAGGGCTTGTAATGTTGGCAAAATAGCGACGTCACTTTTTATCAATTAGGTACCAAGTAACCAAAaatcttattaaaattaattgagatTTTATGACCTGAATGaagtattttctttttaaaaaaagttgtgctttagaattattggtGAATGGTGTCCAATACCCAAGTTAAAGCCATACACGTTACGTAACAGCTCAGTGGTTTTGGTTTAAGATACCACAGTACTAGCGATTAAGAAAATCCAGGACAGAtcgaaaatatacaaaaaataatatgcaAAAGTTAGTCGAGAAGACAGTAGACTAGTTGGCCCCACAACAGTGGATGAAACTTTTAATTCATTTCACATGTTTCGAcgaaaaactaaattatgaaaTGTCAAATGTGCATGCTCCTCGTCTATACGTCGCAgtcagattgtataatccgccgttttacattacagctaggcattttgcactacagctctgttttgtaatacggcggcttaacgtttagccggattgaatacggctgaatgaaaatccgccggaatgtattcggcgccaaacgttattcaatacggctagccgtaatgtaaaacagcgtATTATTACCCGCCGCattgacagtttttagttccTATTTTCAATACCGTGGCGCTGCCT contains the following coding sequences:
- the LOC135078991 gene encoding outer mitochondrial transmembrane helix translocase isoform X1, which gives rise to MMVEGSAFTRNDVFQMAIRVAFVSAVTYFSIKWLVNQIDPTSKSRKKAEERAREQLRKVSCRAGLSGKHALALDKLTDHEMIIASQLVVPDEINVNWKDIAGLDNLIQELRETVILPIQKRDLFADSRLTQPPKGVLLHGPPGCGKTLIAKATAKEAHMSFINLDVSLLTDKWYGETQKLAAAVFSLAVKLQPCIVFIDEIESFLRTRTAHDHEATAMMKTQFMSLWDGLITDPACTVIIMGATNRPQDLDKAIQRRMPATFHVPMPSDAQRERILQLILRSEPVAPDIDFKRLASATEGFSGSDLHELCRQAAVYRVRDLARDEMRRDNEQSKTSQKSNHTESDDEYVDAVRPITMEDLRLSLAKLRESKLHCGTLPPNMRIELD
- the LOC135078991 gene encoding outer mitochondrial transmembrane helix translocase isoform X2, which produces MMVEGSAFTRNDVFQMAIRVAFVSAVTYFSIKWLVNQIDPTSKSRKKAEERAREQLRKAGLSGKHALALDKLTDHEMIIASQLVVPDEINVNWKDIAGLDNLIQELRETVILPIQKRDLFADSRLTQPPKGVLLHGPPGCGKTLIAKATAKEAHMSFINLDVSLLTDKWYGETQKLAAAVFSLAVKLQPCIVFIDEIESFLRTRTAHDHEATAMMKTQFMSLWDGLITDPACTVIIMGATNRPQDLDKAIQRRMPATFHVPMPSDAQRERILQLILRSEPVAPDIDFKRLASATEGFSGSDLHELCRQAAVYRVRDLARDEMRRDNEQSKTSQKSNHTESDDEYVDAVRPITMEDLRLSLAKLRESKLHCGTLPPNMRIELD